A genomic window from Chitinophaga pollutisoli includes:
- a CDS encoding redoxin domain-containing protein — protein MYTNNRYADLPPIRYDIVSTRPKDRTPIQPVAEGSTLPLFHLHREDFVVPFSFLGTGGAYIVGSELLNQPLVLAFYSRHWNGYSKPFLQQLEDLYADIQVMGGQLLVVSSDPVEDLKVLGVPFALAYDKDFKIAKSAGIYAETDPLWARLSGFEENAPLPAVYVLGQSQRIAWAFTDNLFDRPIPRRELLTAVYTAGQAQALSRAIA, from the coding sequence ATGTACACCAACAACCGCTACGCAGATCTTCCCCCTATCCGGTACGACATCGTTTCGACCCGTCCCAAAGACCGCACCCCCATCCAGCCTGTTGCTGAAGGCTCCACACTGCCGCTTTTCCATTTGCACCGCGAGGATTTCGTGGTGCCGTTTTCGTTCCTCGGCACGGGGGGCGCTTACATCGTGGGCAGCGAGTTGCTGAACCAGCCGCTGGTGCTGGCGTTTTATTCCCGCCACTGGAACGGCTATTCAAAACCGTTTTTGCAGCAGCTGGAAGATTTGTATGCGGATATCCAGGTGATGGGAGGGCAGTTGCTGGTAGTTTCCAGTGATCCGGTGGAAGACCTGAAGGTGCTGGGCGTACCGTTTGCGCTGGCGTACGATAAAGATTTCAAAATTGCGAAGAGCGCAGGTATTTACGCGGAAACGGATCCCTTGTGGGCGCGCCTTTCCGGATTCGAGGAGAATGCGCCACTGCCGGCGGTGTACGTGCTCGGGCAAAGCCAGCGCATTGCATGGGCTTTCACCGACAACCTGTTTGACCGGCCGATTCCCCGCAGGGAACTGTTGACCGCCGTATATACGGCCGGCCAGGCCCAGGCGCTCAGCCGCGCCATTGCTTAA
- a CDS encoding YceI family protein, producing MKKVMSLLLAMAVSVGAFAQSTWKSDGAHSQLKFDIQHLGLSTVSGSFTKFEAAVSASKADFSDGVFTLTAETGSINTGIEQRDNHLKSPDFFDAATNANLTFKSSSLKSLGNGKYSITGDLTLHGVTKPVTLELWYRGTIENPMSKKPTAGFRVTGSIKRSDFNIGAKFPAQMLSDEVNIIADGEFVKQ from the coding sequence ATGAAAAAAGTAATGAGCCTCCTGCTGGCGATGGCAGTATCCGTTGGCGCCTTTGCACAATCCACCTGGAAGTCCGACGGCGCGCACTCCCAACTGAAATTTGACATCCAGCACCTGGGCCTTTCAACCGTATCTGGTTCTTTTACCAAATTTGAAGCCGCCGTGAGCGCTTCCAAAGCTGACTTCAGCGATGGCGTGTTCACCCTCACCGCTGAAACCGGTTCTATCAACACCGGCATCGAGCAGCGTGACAACCACCTGAAATCCCCCGATTTCTTCGACGCAGCCACCAACGCCAACCTGACTTTCAAAAGCTCTTCGCTGAAAAGCCTGGGCAACGGTAAATACAGCATCACCGGCGACCTCACCCTCCATGGCGTGACCAAACCCGTGACCCTCGAACTCTGGTACCGCGGCACCATCGAAAACCCGATGAGCAAAAAGCCCACCGCAGGTTTCCGTGTTACCGGCAGCATCAAACGCAGCGATTTCAACATCGGCGCCAAATTCCCCGCACAGATGCTCAGCGACGAAGTCAACATCATCGCAGACGGCGAATTCGTGAAACAATAA
- a CDS encoding helix-turn-helix domain-containing protein yields MLKLQTISAEWETCTALSAVQDALYVLHGKWKLPIIVALSSGNKRFNELQKTVPGIAAKVLSHELKELELNGFVTRRVHDTTPVLVEYCITDYSNTLGEVVDALRKWGTQHKENIRRQLKKVD; encoded by the coding sequence ATGTTAAAGTTACAAACAATTTCGGCAGAATGGGAAACCTGTACGGCATTATCTGCGGTACAGGATGCGTTGTATGTGCTCCACGGCAAATGGAAGCTGCCGATCATCGTAGCGCTCAGTTCCGGCAATAAACGGTTCAACGAATTGCAGAAAACGGTGCCGGGCATCGCGGCGAAAGTGCTTTCCCACGAGCTGAAAGAACTGGAGCTCAACGGGTTTGTTACCCGTCGGGTACACGATACCACCCCGGTGCTGGTGGAATATTGCATCACCGATTACAGCAATACGCTGGGCGAAGTGGTGGACGCCCTCCGCAAATGGGGCACCCAGCATAAGGAAAACATCCGCCGGCAATTGAAGAAAGTGGATTAG
- a CDS encoding AraC family transcriptional regulator, protein MVRIASTATVALYNLEGTARLLTRGRGALELEANSYQILRLQPESHRLELAEGRHVFLLLFLSPTIQSLVSHDSIVAPYAQPPAGTLCKTRLNQILSLYQPLLKGDIWRLKRQVLLLDLLFHTLDDAGIQYRLEDMDVYHNDYQTLNRVKSYIAENIDKKLSIAHLAKHFGVQPTQLRRGYYRVFHQHLCDYIRDLRLDKARRLLTQTGLPVHEIAWEVGYESAAGFSRVFSHYYQQPPMDIRK, encoded by the coding sequence ATGGTTAGGATCGCCTCAACCGCCACAGTCGCGCTTTACAATCTGGAAGGCACTGCCCGCTTGCTCACCCGCGGCCGCGGCGCCCTGGAGCTCGAAGCCAACAGCTACCAGATCCTCCGGCTGCAACCGGAAAGCCACCGCCTGGAACTGGCGGAAGGCCGCCACGTTTTCCTCCTCCTGTTCCTCTCACCCACCATTCAATCGCTGGTGAGCCATGATTCGATCGTGGCGCCTTACGCGCAACCTCCCGCCGGCACCTTGTGCAAAACGCGGCTCAATCAGATCCTCAGCCTCTACCAGCCGCTGCTGAAAGGCGATATCTGGCGATTGAAACGACAGGTCCTGCTGCTCGACCTGCTCTTCCATACGCTCGATGATGCGGGCATCCAATACCGCCTGGAGGACATGGACGTTTACCATAACGACTACCAGACGCTCAACCGCGTGAAATCCTATATCGCGGAAAACATCGACAAAAAGCTCTCGATCGCCCACCTGGCAAAACATTTCGGCGTGCAGCCCACACAGTTGCGGCGCGGATATTACCGGGTGTTCCACCAGCATTTGTGCGATTATATCCGGGATCTGCGGCTGGATAAGGCCCGCCGGTTGTTGACGCAGACGGGGCTGCCGGTCCATGAGATCGCATGGGAGGTGGGATATGAGTCTGCAGCGGGGTTTTCGCGGGTTTTCTCGCATTATTACCAGCAGCCGCCGATGGACATCCGGAAGTGA
- a CDS encoding MauE/DoxX family redox-associated membrane protein — protein MKQKKLLESIVFFLFLFWIYAAVVKLADISLWRFRLKEQPFDDVFAEPLAWGLPVLEFVIAALMISARTVKWGLYMGAALLVVFSVYIGMIQLNFFSHVPCSCAGIVKSFGWTEHLIFNLVILAVTMYAILRINRMQSGPAPSLVQLS, from the coding sequence ATGAAGCAAAAGAAGTTGCTTGAGAGCATAGTGTTTTTCCTCTTTCTATTCTGGATATATGCCGCTGTGGTGAAATTGGCGGATATCAGCTTATGGAGGTTCCGTTTAAAGGAGCAGCCGTTCGACGATGTATTCGCGGAGCCGCTGGCCTGGGGATTACCGGTACTGGAATTTGTTATTGCCGCGTTAATGATATCTGCGCGGACGGTGAAGTGGGGGTTGTACATGGGGGCTGCGTTGCTGGTGGTTTTTAGCGTGTATATTGGAATGATTCAGTTGAATTTCTTTTCACATGTCCCGTGTAGTTGTGCGGGGATAGTAAAGTCTTTCGGATGGACGGAGCATTTAATTTTCAACCTGGTGATATTGGCCGTAACGATGTATGCCATTCTCCGAATAAATAGAATGCAAAGTGGCCCGGCTCCCTCTTTGGTGCAGTTGTCCTGA
- a CDS encoding RagB/SusD family nutrient uptake outer membrane protein, translating to MKSFVYCIFVTLGCLFLGCKKATDWLNEPRSKQDVVFSAIEDYQKLLNNTSVFNLTLPTIGQVASDNIIVRDQFIQNLQIAERNSYLWNKDIFEGRSSVEYTVGYQAINYANIVLYGIEEIGRNSFNSATFDYVKGQAHFFRSLFYFELANLFCKPYYHETADVDLGLCLRTSPDINEITNRSSILETYNLIVRDALISAELLPETNIIKTRPSKCAAYLLLARIYLNMSDYENSRKYAELCLNLNNSLLDFNLKPSLNLPYRFPDYNEQNAEVVLYAQGNLYQTIFPSDFISYGVVDTSLYNEYEINDLRQIYFYNQIDVQAVKFKGGYTGNASNFCGLAINEAYLIRAESNIRLGNLNTARNDLNKLLRNRYKAGTYEDYASNNADSLLRKVLIERRKELPFTGNIRWQDLRRINLDPSLATPIYRKVNGILIELQPNDKRYVYPIPQNEINLTGITQNER from the coding sequence ATGAAAAGTTTTGTTTACTGCATTTTCGTGACTTTGGGGTGCTTGTTTTTGGGATGCAAAAAAGCAACTGATTGGTTGAATGAGCCTAGATCAAAACAAGACGTAGTGTTTAGTGCAATAGAGGATTACCAAAAGTTACTCAATAACACTTCCGTATTTAACTTAACACTTCCGACTATTGGTCAGGTTGCTAGCGATAATATTATTGTGCGCGATCAATTCATTCAAAATCTTCAAATTGCCGAACGTAATTCGTATTTATGGAATAAGGATATCTTTGAGGGCCGATCATCTGTGGAGTATACGGTTGGATATCAAGCAATCAATTATGCGAATATTGTTCTGTATGGTATTGAAGAAATAGGAAGAAATTCCTTCAATTCTGCAACGTTTGACTATGTGAAAGGACAAGCACATTTCTTTAGATCGTTATTCTATTTTGAATTGGCAAACCTGTTTTGTAAACCGTATTATCATGAAACAGCTGATGTAGATTTAGGTTTGTGTTTACGGACAAGTCCAGATATCAATGAAATTACCAATCGATCTTCCATTTTAGAAACGTATAATTTAATAGTAAGGGATGCACTAATTTCTGCAGAACTTTTACCAGAGACAAATATAATTAAGACACGTCCTTCCAAATGTGCAGCATATTTATTGCTCGCTAGGATTTACTTGAATATGTCTGATTATGAAAATTCGCGGAAATACGCTGAATTATGTTTGAATTTGAATAATTCTCTGCTTGACTTTAACTTGAAGCCAAGTCTAAATCTGCCATATAGATTCCCTGATTACAATGAGCAGAATGCAGAAGTTGTCTTATATGCTCAAGGCAATCTTTATCAAACAATTTTTCCCAGCGACTTCATTTCTTATGGCGTGGTAGACACATCATTATATAATGAATACGAAATAAATGATTTACGGCAGATTTATTTTTATAATCAAATAGATGTTCAAGCAGTTAAATTTAAAGGTGGGTATACAGGAAATGCAAGTAATTTTTGTGGATTAGCAATCAATGAAGCTTATTTAATTAGGGCTGAAAGTAACATTAGATTAGGGAACTTGAATACGGCGCGAAATGATCTGAACAAGCTATTGCGTAATAGGTATAAAGCCGGCACATATGAAGACTATGCCTCAAATAATGCAGACTCGTTATTAAGAAAAGTATTAATTGAAAGGCGGAAAGAACTACCATTTACTGGTAATATTAGGTGGCAAGATCTTAGGAGAATTAATCTTGACCCTAGTCTTGCCACACCGATTTATCGTAAAGTTAACGGAATTCTTATTGAACTACAGCCAAATGACAAGAGATATGTCTACCCAATACCTCAAAATGAAATAAATCTGACTGGTATCACGCAAAATGAACGATAG